The following proteins come from a genomic window of Sorex araneus isolate mSorAra2 chromosome 1, mSorAra2.pri, whole genome shotgun sequence:
- the UGCG gene encoding ceramide glucosyltransferase: MALLDLALEGMAVFGFILFLVLWLMHFMAIIYTRLHLNKKATDKQPYSKLPGVSLLKPLKGVDPNLINNLETFFELDYPKYEVLLCVQDHDDPAIDVCKKLLGKYPNVDARLFIGGKKVGINPKINNLMPGYEVAKYDLIWICDSGIRVIPDTLTDMVNQMTEKVGLVHGLPYVADRQGFAATLEQVYFGTSHPRSYISANVTGFKCVTGMSCLMRKDVLDQAGGLIAFAQYIAEDYFMAKAIADRGWRFAMSTQVAMQNSGSYSISQFQSRMIRWTKLRINMLPATIICEPISECFVASLIIGWAAHHVFRWDIMVFFMCHCLAWFIFDYIQLRGVQGGTLCFSKLDYAVAWFIRESMTIYIFLSALWDPTISWRTGRYRLRCGGTAEEILDV; this comes from the exons CCGGCTACACCTCAACAAGAAAGCAACAGACAAACAGCCATATAGCAAGCTCCCAGGAGTATCTCTTCTGAAACCCCTGAAAGGAGTGGATCCTAACCTAATCAACAACTTGGAAACATTCTTTGAATTGGATTATCCCAAA TATGAAGTACTCCTTTGTGTACAAGATCATGACGATCCAGCCATTGATGTGTGTAAGAAGCTTCTGGGGAAATATCCAAATGTTGATGCTAGGTTGTTTATAG GTGGCAAAAAAGTTGGCATTAAtcctaaaattaataatttaatgccTGGATATGAAGTTGCGAAGTATGATCTTATATGGATTTGTGATAGTGGAATAAGAG taatTCCAGACACTCTCACTGACATGGTTAACCAGATGACAGAGAAAGTAGGGTTGGTACATGGGCTGCCTTACGTGGCTGACAGACAAGGATTTGCTGCCACTTTAGAACAG GTGTACTTTGGGACTTCCCATCCAAGGTCCTACATCTCTGCCAATGTAACGGGTTTCAAATGTGTGACAGGAATGTCTTGTTTAATGAGAAAGGACGTATTAGATCAAGCAGGAGGGCTGATCGCGTTTGCTCAGTACATCGCTGAAGATTACTTTATGGCCAAAGCAATAGCTGATcg AGGTTGGAGGTTTGCAATGTCCACTCAAGTTGCCATGCAAAACTCTGGCTCCTATTCAATTTCTCAGTTTCAGTCCAGAATGATCAG atggacCAAATTACGAATCAACATGCTTCCTGCTACAATAATTTGTGAGCCAATTTCAGAATGCTTTGTTGCCAGCCTAATAATTGGTTGGGCAGCCCACCATGTATTCAGATGGGATATCATGGTATTTTTCATGTGTCATTGCCTGGCATGGTTTATATTTGACTACATTCAACTCAGGGGTGTCCAG GGTGGCACGCTGTGTTTTTCAAAACTTGATTATGCAGTAGCTTGGTTCATCCGGGAATCCATgacaatatatattttcttgtcGGCATTATGGGACCCTACGATTAGCTGGAGAACTGGTCGCTACAGGTTACGCTGTGGTGGCACAGCTGAGGAAATCCTCGATGTATAA